In one Pseudomonas sp. 31-12 genomic region, the following are encoded:
- a CDS encoding cupin domain-containing protein: MTNNVFKTVVPGVDALIAALDLEPHTEGGFYRRTFQSDRHAMVETDSGPRYLMTSIYYLLTQDSPTGHFHLNQSDIVHYYHLGDAIQYSLIFPDGSLKTVVMGSDVIAGECLQLHVPGGVWKASRLTDGLSGYGLISEAVSPGFDYADMELGNRQKLSEQFPKHSQLIGELTQE; the protein is encoded by the coding sequence ATGACCAACAATGTGTTCAAAACCGTCGTTCCTGGCGTTGATGCACTAATCGCAGCACTGGATTTGGAGCCTCATACCGAAGGTGGTTTCTACCGCAGGACTTTCCAGTCGGATCGCCATGCCATGGTTGAAACAGATAGCGGCCCGCGTTACCTGATGACATCCATTTATTATTTGCTGACCCAGGATTCGCCGACAGGCCATTTCCATCTCAACCAATCAGACATCGTGCATTACTACCATTTGGGAGACGCGATTCAGTACAGCCTGATTTTTCCAGACGGCTCGTTGAAAACTGTGGTGATGGGCAGCGACGTTATCGCCGGAGAATGTTTGCAGCTGCATGTGCCGGGCGGTGTCTGGAAAGCCTCGCGGCTTACGGATGGATTGTCGGGATACGGTTTGATCAGTGAAGCGGTTTCGCCCGGGTTTGATTATGCGGATATGGAGTTGGGTAATCGGCAGAAGCTCAGCGAGCAATTCCCGAAGCATTCGCAGCTGATTGGAGAGTTGACGCAGGAATGA